In one Xyrauchen texanus isolate HMW12.3.18 chromosome 18, RBS_HiC_50CHRs, whole genome shotgun sequence genomic region, the following are encoded:
- the LOC127659138 gene encoding tumor necrosis factor-inducible gene 6 protein-like produces MREMHVLTVVFAVVFVVEETEAWGFKNGILHNSIWLEQAAGVYHRESRKGRYQLTYKEAKAVCKFEGGTLATYDQLETARQIGFHVCAAGWFDKGRVGYPIVKTGANCGFGKVGIIDYGYRLNKSEKWDVYCYNPEAKECGGVHTDQQKVFHSPGYPEGYQDEQICYWHIRVRYGQRIRLHFLDFDIEEDTACLSDYLEIYDSYDDVSGFVGRYCGDEIPADLISSGNVMTLKFLSDSSVGAGGFQLQYIAVNSSLHYDDHADTFS; encoded by the exons ATGAGGGAAATGCACGTTTTAACCGTCGTGTTCGCTGTTGTATTTGTCGTTGAGGAGACTGAAGCTTGGGGTTTCAAGAATGGAATACTGCACAACTCCATCTGGCTCG AGCAAGCAGCTGGAGTTTACCACCGTGAGTCTCGCAAAGGGAGATATCAGCTGACGTATAAGGAAGCCAAGGCTGTGTGCAAATTTGAGGGGGGGACACTTGCTACATATGATCAACTTGAGACTGCTCGCCAAATTG GGTTCCATGTGTGTGCTGCTGGATGGTTTGACAAAGGACGTGTGGGCTATCCTATTGTTAAAACTGGCGCCAACTGTGGTTTCGGAAAGGTTGGAATCATTGATTACGGATACCGGCTCAACAAAAGTGAGAAGTGGGATGTCTACTGCTACAACCCTGAGG CaaaagagtgtggaggagtgcaTACCGATCAGCAGAAGGTTTTCCATTCACCTGGTTACCCAGAGGGCTATCAGGATGAGCAGATTTGCTACTGGCACATTCGTGTACGCTATGGCCAAAGGATCCGCCTTCACTTCCTAGACTTTGACATTGAGGAGGACACAGCTTGTCTCAGTGATTACTTGGAGATCTACGACAGCTACGATGATGTTTCAGGATTTGTTGGAAG ATACTGTGGGGATGAAATTCCAGCGGACTTAATAAGTTCAG GAAATGTCATGACCCTGAAATTCCTCTCTGATTCCTCTGTGGGGGCTGGAGGGTTTCAACTACAGTACATCGCTGTGAACTCATCCCTGCACTATGACGATCATGCTGACACCT